In the genome of Pontibacter actiniarum, the window GACAGCATCAGCTTCTCACGCTTCGCCAGTGCTTTAGACTGCTCTGGGTCTTTCATCATTTTGTCGATGGTAGACATTTTCTTCAGAGACTTACGCACGGTAGCGAAGTTTGTAAGCATACCACCTAACCAACGCTCAGTAACGTAAGGCATCTTCAGGCGACGAGCCTCTTCTGCCACGATTTCCTGCGCTTGCTTTTTAGTAGCTACAAACAAAATCTTACGACCAGACTTCGCGATGTTCTTGATAGCGGCAGTAGCCTCGTCAAGCGCAACCAAAGTTTTGTTCAGGTCGATAATGTGGATACCGTTTTTCTCCATGAAAATGTATGGAGCCATTTTCGGATCCCACTTGCGGGTAAGGTGACCGAAGTGAACACCTGCC includes:
- the rpsB gene encoding 30S ribosomal protein S2, which gives rise to MASTNYKELLEAGVHFGHLTRKWDPKMAPYIFMEKNGIHIIDLNKTLVALDEATAAIKNIAKSGRKILFVATKKQAQEIVAEEARRLKMPYVTERWLGGMLTNFATVRKSLKKMSTIDKMMKDPEQSKALAKREKLMLSREREKLDRVLGGIADLSRLPAALFVVDVKREHIAVKEAQKLNLPVFAVCDTNSNPELVDFPIPANDDASKSVALIVSIVGKAIEEGLSERKVDKEETERKRSEEEGIKAKQEADEQ